A genomic window from Triticum urartu cultivar G1812 chromosome 7, Tu2.1, whole genome shotgun sequence includes:
- the LOC125519118 gene encoding inactive LRR receptor-like serine/threonine-protein kinase BIR2, whose protein sequence is MSDCMKKSLLWLLLMSCCSTPCSGSGDEPDVRCLKSFLRSVVDPGGALKSSWNFHNATKGYIRGFTGVTCWSADQHRVWSLRLSGLGLQGPFPRGLRDCASMTGTLDLSSNSFAGPIPKDISLQLPFVTSLNLSYNGFRGPIPPGMGKMGEFLAHVDLGHNQLSGQIPLELSRLRFLASMNVANNSLSGPIPAFLQGFPVASFAGNDGLCGAPLDRRCPASARSRMQISGESSVGAAVGFVLGFVVAFYFPQWFSRRLHPYVYRFL, encoded by the coding sequence ATGTCCGATTGCATGAAGAAATCCCTCCTCTGGCTGCTGCTCATGAGCTGCTGCTCGACGCCGTGCTCCGGCTCCGGCGACGAGCCCGACGTCCGCTGCCTCAAGAGCTTCCTGCGATCCGTGGTTGATCCCGGGGGCGCACTGAAATCCTCGTGGAATTTCCACAACGCCACAAAGGGTTACATCCGCGGCTTCACCGGTGTAACGTGCTGGTCCGCTGACCAGCACAGGGTCTGGTCGCTGCGCCTCAGCGGCCTGGGGCTCCAAGGCCCGTTCCCCCGGGGACTGCGGGACTGCGCGAGCATGACCGGCACCCTCGACCTGTCGAGCAACAGCTTTGCCGGACCGATCCCCAAGGACATCTCGCTGCAGCTCCCGTTTGTAACGTCTCTTAACCTCTCGTACAACGGCTTCCGGGGGCCGATCCCGCCGGGCATGGGGAAGATGGGGGAGTTCCTCGCCCACGTCGACCTTGGGCACAACCAGCTCAGCGGCCAGATCCCCTTGGAGCTGTCCAGGCTTCGTTTTCTGGCCTCGATGAACGTTGCGAACAACTCGTTGTCCGGGCCGATCCCGGCTTTTCTGCAGGGGTTTCCGGTGGCGTCCTTTGCCGGCAACGACGGGCTCTGTGGCGCTCCGTTGGATCGTCGTTGCCCCGCCTCCGCGAGGAGTAGAATGCAAATCAGCGGCGAGTCGAGTGTCGGGGCGGCTGTCGGGTTCGTCCTGGGCTTTGTGGTGGCCTTCTACTTCCCGCAGTGGTTCTCCCGGAGGCTCCACCCCTACGTCTACCGCTTTCTCTGA